One genomic segment of Paenibacillus durus includes these proteins:
- a CDS encoding WecB/TagA/CpsF family glycosyltransferase: MNQVNMFDVNFNNYDFMDLLEYIDTTIRERNHSYILTCNVDHVIKLRKDKEFRTVYSEAGAVVADGMPLIWASKMLGKPLKQKVSGADLFSRLGHAFQQRKYRLFFLGSAEGVPERATKNLKAAYPDINIVGCYSPSYGFENNKEENERIIGMLNETRPDIVFVGVGAPKQEKWIYRHYLTYRAPISIGVGATFDFLSGSVKRAPDFMQKSGLEWFWRLSQEPGRLWKRYLVDDAQFLLLLLKEMRKRDKANGRSLE, translated from the coding sequence ATGAATCAAGTGAATATGTTCGATGTCAACTTTAACAATTATGATTTCATGGACTTGCTGGAGTATATCGATACTACGATCCGGGAAAGGAATCATTCCTACATTCTGACCTGCAATGTGGATCATGTGATCAAGCTGCGCAAGGACAAGGAATTCCGGACGGTCTACTCTGAAGCGGGCGCTGTAGTCGCTGACGGGATGCCTCTCATATGGGCTTCCAAGATGCTGGGCAAGCCGCTCAAGCAGAAAGTGTCCGGCGCCGACCTCTTCAGCAGATTGGGACATGCGTTCCAGCAGCGGAAATACCGGCTGTTCTTTCTCGGCTCTGCGGAGGGCGTACCGGAACGGGCGACGAAGAACCTCAAGGCGGCGTACCCCGATATTAACATTGTCGGTTGTTATTCTCCTTCCTATGGCTTCGAGAATAACAAGGAAGAGAACGAGCGGATTATCGGGATGCTGAATGAAACCCGGCCGGATATCGTGTTCGTCGGCGTTGGGGCTCCCAAGCAGGAGAAATGGATCTACCGCCATTATCTAACCTACCGGGCGCCGATCTCGATTGGTGTCGGAGCAACCTTCGATTTTCTGTCCGGATCGGTCAAGCGTGCGCCGGATTTCATGCAAAAAAGCGGACTGGAATGGTTCTGGCGGCTAAGCCAGGAACCGGGAAGGCTGTGGAAGCGGTATTTGGTGGACGATGCACAGTTTCTGCTCCTTCTGCTCAAGGAGATGCGCAAACGGGATAAAGCGAATGGACGGAGCCTTGAATAA